A genome region from Akkermansiaceae bacterium includes the following:
- a CDS encoding type II toxin-antitoxin system RelE/ParE family toxin, which yields MIKSFSDKATQKLFLGEPLNQKERRAYGAMNLEKAAERLFLLDRADEKALLTASALHYHKLHGSGRFSIDADSRKSKWRITFTWENDEAKDVCLVIIADTH from the coding sequence GTGATCAAGAGCTTCTCGGACAAAGCGACGCAAAAGCTCTTTCTCGGCGAGCCTCTCAATCAGAAGGAACGTCGGGCTTATGGGGCGATGAATTTGGAAAAGGCGGCGGAGCGGCTGTTTCTGCTGGATCGCGCCGACGAGAAGGCTCTCCTCACCGCATCCGCCCTCCACTATCACAAGCTCCATGGTTCCGGCCGATTTTCGATTGACGCTGATTCCCGCAAGTCCAAATGGCGCATCACCTTCACATGGGAAAATGACGAAGCGAAGGATGTCTGCCTCGTCATAATCGCAGACACTCACTGA
- a CDS encoding MmcQ/YjbR family DNA-binding protein, which translates to MSPSTLCDLLHSLPHVEESEPFGPGIFVQKVGGKMFALYTDDEDGLRLNLKCDPDRAIELREQHESIIPGYHMNKKHWNTLILDGSLPAGLVKELIRHSYDLVFASLPGKTRKALA; encoded by the coding sequence ATGTCCCCCTCCACCCTTTGCGATCTTCTCCACTCCCTCCCCCACGTCGAGGAGTCGGAACCCTTCGGCCCCGGGATTTTCGTCCAGAAAGTCGGCGGGAAGATGTTCGCCCTCTACACGGACGACGAAGACGGCCTGCGGCTCAACCTGAAGTGCGATCCCGACCGCGCGATCGAGCTTCGGGAGCAGCACGAATCCATCATCCCCGGCTACCACATGAACAAGAAGCATTGGAACACCCTGATCCTCGACGGTTCGTTGCCCGCGGGACTGGTCAAGGAGCTGATCCGGCACTCGTATGATCTGGTGTTCGCTTCCCTGCCCGGAAAGACGCGCAAGGCTCTGGCCTGA